One genomic region from Desulfobacterales bacterium encodes:
- a CDS encoding pyridoxamine 5'-phosphate oxidase family protein, protein MSLKEYFETTKGTGVLATSDKDGKVDAAIYARPHVMEDGSLVFIMREKLTHNNLKSNPHAAYLFIESGVTGHKGKRFFLTKIKEEENYELIQEIRRRTPNEKESKENELKFLVFFKIDKELPLIGSGE, encoded by the coding sequence ATGAGTCTGAAAGAATATTTTGAAACCACAAAAGGCACAGGAGTTCTCGCTACATCAGATAAAGATGGAAAAGTAGATGCAGCAATTTACGCAAGGCCTCATGTAATGGAAGATGGAAGCCTTGTATTTATTATGCGTGAAAAATTAACACATAATAATCTTAAATCTAATCCACATGCCGCATATTTATTTATAGAGAGCGGAGTCACTGGCCATAAAGGCAAAAGGTTTTTTCTAACCAAGATAAAAGAAGAAGAAAATTACGAGCTTATACAAGAAATACGTCGCAGAACTCCTAACGAAAAAGAAAGTAAGGAGAATGAATTAAAATTTTTGGTATTTTTTAAAATAGATAAAGAGCTACCTTTGATTGGCTCTGGAGAATAA